From a single Planctellipticum variicoloris genomic region:
- the ligA gene encoding NAD-dependent DNA ligase LigA, giving the protein MSKSAQHEIVKLRDAIRRHDRLYYVESRPEISDLEYDRLYKRLEALEAEHPEFADEASPTRRVGGEPIEGFVTVEHRVPMLSIDNVYNEEELAEFGARVVKQIGPDPVEWLAEYKVDGVALSLIYEGGRLLRAVTRGDGRRGDDVTHNARTMGGVPLLLESPFPRVLEVRGEAFISNSDFAHLRAEHERRGEEPLKNSRNATAGAIKLLDPRECSARKLRFYAHSVGLLEGAEFATHWQFLEAIGRMGLPMVPGTAVRPSFATACEYTQELMQNLHALDFEVDGIVLKVNDFALREQMGTTSKSPRWVVAFKWEKYEAITRVEEISVQVGKTGTLTPVAHLAPVEIAGTTVSRASLHNRDEIERLGVQIGDWVVVEKAGKIIPHVVRVEEHRRDGTQRAFEFPIRCPECQTEVVQDEGGVYIRCPNPACPAQVRESLRYFASRAAMDIEGLGTELIAKLTQPPALVKSFGDLYRLGEHRDEVARRLYKAGSKKATGAEEQKLIDGLLAGLEASRGRPLWRLLTALNIRHIGTRTAQILAEYFGTLDALAEATEEQLAAVNEVGPVIAKSLFDWLHSEVGRTVVEDLRGLGLNLGSATEARAKAAQRAAGKLAGKSVVVTGKLTRFKREEIEQLIHDHGGKPAGSVSKKTTFVVAGDDAGSKLTKAQELGVQVLTEDQFVELLKVD; this is encoded by the coding sequence ATGAGCAAGTCGGCGCAACACGAAATCGTAAAACTGCGGGACGCGATCCGTCGGCACGACCGGTTGTACTACGTCGAGTCGCGGCCGGAGATCAGCGACCTCGAGTACGATCGGCTCTACAAGCGGCTCGAAGCCCTGGAGGCCGAGCACCCTGAGTTTGCGGACGAGGCGAGTCCGACGCGCCGGGTAGGCGGAGAGCCGATTGAAGGCTTTGTCACGGTCGAGCACCGCGTGCCGATGCTCTCGATCGATAATGTTTACAACGAGGAGGAACTGGCGGAGTTCGGCGCGCGGGTCGTGAAACAGATCGGCCCTGACCCGGTCGAATGGCTGGCGGAATATAAAGTCGATGGCGTGGCGCTGTCGCTGATCTACGAAGGGGGGCGTCTGCTGCGGGCGGTCACGCGCGGAGACGGCCGGCGCGGGGACGATGTGACGCACAATGCGCGCACAATGGGGGGCGTACCGCTGCTGCTCGAATCGCCGTTTCCGCGCGTGCTGGAAGTTCGCGGCGAGGCGTTCATCAGTAACAGCGACTTCGCCCATCTGCGCGCCGAGCACGAACGGCGGGGCGAAGAGCCGTTGAAAAACTCTCGCAATGCCACGGCGGGCGCCATCAAGCTGCTGGATCCCCGGGAGTGTTCCGCCCGAAAATTGCGATTCTATGCCCACAGCGTCGGTTTGCTGGAAGGGGCGGAGTTCGCTACGCACTGGCAGTTCCTGGAGGCCATCGGCAGGATGGGCCTGCCGATGGTGCCGGGAACCGCGGTCCGCCCGAGTTTCGCCACGGCGTGCGAGTACACCCAGGAGCTGATGCAGAATCTCCATGCGCTGGACTTCGAGGTGGACGGGATCGTCCTCAAAGTCAACGATTTTGCGTTGCGGGAACAGATGGGAACCACCAGCAAGAGTCCCCGCTGGGTCGTGGCGTTCAAGTGGGAGAAATACGAAGCGATCACTCGAGTCGAAGAGATCTCGGTCCAGGTCGGCAAGACCGGGACGCTGACACCCGTAGCGCACCTGGCGCCCGTGGAAATCGCCGGGACGACGGTTTCCCGTGCCAGTCTGCACAACCGCGATGAGATCGAGCGATTGGGAGTGCAGATCGGGGACTGGGTCGTCGTCGAAAAGGCCGGGAAGATTATTCCGCACGTGGTTCGCGTGGAGGAGCACCGCCGTGACGGAACTCAACGCGCGTTTGAGTTCCCGATCCGATGTCCCGAATGTCAGACGGAGGTCGTGCAGGATGAAGGAGGGGTCTATATCCGCTGCCCGAATCCCGCCTGCCCGGCCCAGGTCCGCGAGAGCCTCAGATATTTTGCGTCGCGTGCGGCAATGGATATTGAAGGGCTGGGGACGGAATTGATTGCCAAACTGACGCAGCCACCCGCGCTGGTGAAGTCGTTCGGCGATCTGTACCGACTTGGGGAACATCGGGACGAAGTGGCTCGCCGGCTCTATAAAGCGGGGAGCAAGAAAGCGACCGGCGCCGAAGAGCAGAAGTTGATCGACGGACTGCTGGCCGGCCTGGAGGCTTCCAGGGGCCGGCCCCTGTGGCGCCTGTTGACAGCGCTCAACATTCGCCACATCGGGACTCGTACGGCGCAGATCCTCGCCGAATACTTCGGAACGCTCGATGCCCTGGCGGAGGCGACGGAAGAGCAGCTCGCGGCTGTCAACGAGGTCGGGCCGGTTATTGCGAAATCGCTCTTCGACTGGCTCCACAGCGAAGTCGGCCGAACCGTCGTCGAGGACCTGCGGGGGCTGGGGCTGAATCTGGGCTCGGCGACAGAAGCCCGGGCAAAGGCGGCCCAGCGGGCCGCAGGGAAACTGGCGGGCAAGTCAGTCGTTGTGACCGGAAAATTGACGCGATTCAAACGGGAAGAAATCGAGCAACTCATCCACGACCACGGTGGAAAACCTGCGGGGAGCGTCTCGAAGAAAACGACCTTCGTCGTCGCCGGCGACGACGCCGGGAGCAAGCTGACTAAGGCACAGGAACTTGGCGTTCAGGTTCTGACGGAGGATCAGTTTGTAGAATTACTGAAAGTGGATTGA
- a CDS encoding aldehyde dehydrogenase (NADP(+)) — protein sequence MSVQPVLINGQWAASVGTETFQALNPKTREMLPERYPVSPWAEIEQAIVAADAAAKAARSLSGEHFARFLEIFADRIESRKSDFVAIAHRETALPVTPRLQDAELPRTTNQLRQAAAAAREGSWALPTIDTNANIRSVLGPIGPVAVFGPNNFPFAFNSAAGGDFAAAVAAGNPVIAKAHSSHPGTTRLFAELAQAAADEAGLPKGFIQLIYRTSHADGAKLVSHRLMGASGYTGSRSAGLTLKSAADAVGKPIYLELSSINPVYFLPGAVRERSAELVEQFAGSCLMGTGQFCTNPGLVAMVAGAETEAVITQIGAKFQAAPVGTLLGEGVLRNLSDAVQTLVAAGAEIVSGGGAGGGTGVSYHNTLLRVTGSQFLASPEDLQTEAFGNESLIVVAENAAQLVEITEHLEGNLTGCIYSANDGSDDALYDQLAPALRQKVGRLLNDKMPTGVAVSPAMNHGGPFPATGHPGFTAVGIPASLRRFGMLHCYDGVRPHRLPASLKEQNAASKPWRLVDGVWTQGDIGA from the coding sequence ATGTCCGTGCAGCCAGTCCTCATCAATGGTCAATGGGCGGCCTCTGTCGGCACTGAGACGTTTCAGGCGCTCAATCCGAAAACTCGGGAGATGCTGCCGGAACGGTATCCCGTCAGCCCCTGGGCGGAAATCGAGCAGGCGATCGTCGCGGCGGATGCGGCGGCCAAAGCGGCCCGGTCGCTCAGCGGTGAGCATTTCGCCCGGTTCCTGGAAATCTTCGCGGACAGGATTGAGTCGCGGAAATCGGATTTCGTCGCGATTGCCCATCGCGAAACGGCTCTGCCGGTGACGCCCCGCCTTCAGGACGCCGAACTTCCCCGCACGACCAATCAGTTGCGCCAGGCGGCCGCCGCGGCGCGCGAAGGCTCGTGGGCGCTGCCGACCATCGATACCAACGCGAATATCCGTTCGGTGCTGGGGCCGATCGGACCGGTGGCCGTTTTCGGGCCGAATAATTTTCCGTTTGCCTTCAACAGCGCGGCGGGCGGCGACTTCGCCGCCGCCGTTGCGGCCGGAAATCCGGTGATCGCCAAGGCCCATTCTTCACATCCGGGGACGACGCGGCTGTTCGCCGAACTGGCTCAGGCTGCGGCCGACGAGGCCGGATTGCCGAAGGGCTTCATCCAGCTCATTTACCGGACGAGCCATGCCGATGGCGCCAAACTTGTATCGCATCGGCTGATGGGAGCGTCCGGTTACACGGGGTCGCGTTCGGCCGGCCTGACGCTCAAGTCGGCGGCGGATGCAGTTGGAAAACCGATTTACCTGGAGTTGTCGAGCATCAACCCCGTCTACTTCCTGCCGGGGGCCGTGCGTGAGCGGTCTGCCGAGCTGGTCGAGCAGTTCGCCGGAAGTTGCCTGATGGGGACGGGGCAGTTCTGCACGAATCCGGGGCTCGTCGCGATGGTCGCCGGGGCCGAGACGGAGGCGGTGATCACGCAGATCGGCGCCAAATTCCAGGCGGCTCCGGTGGGAACGTTACTTGGTGAAGGTGTGCTGCGAAATCTGTCCGACGCCGTTCAGACGCTGGTCGCGGCCGGGGCCGAGATTGTTTCTGGCGGCGGTGCGGGCGGTGGAACGGGCGTCAGTTATCACAACACGCTGCTGCGTGTGACTGGCAGCCAGTTTCTGGCCTCGCCGGAAGATCTCCAGACAGAGGCGTTCGGCAACGAGTCGTTGATTGTGGTTGCGGAGAACGCAGCTCAACTGGTTGAGATCACCGAGCACCTGGAAGGCAACCTGACCGGCTGCATTTACTCCGCCAACGACGGCTCTGACGATGCGTTGTACGACCAGCTTGCTCCGGCCCTGCGGCAGAAAGTCGGCCGATTGTTGAACGACAAAATGCCGACAGGCGTTGCCGTTTCGCCTGCGATGAATCATGGCGGACCGTTCCCGGCGACCGGGCATCCCGGGTTCACGGCGGTCGGAATTCCCGCCTCGCTGCGCCGGTTCGGCATGCTGCATTGTTACGACGGCGTGCGTCCGCATCGACTGCCGGCGAGCCTCAAGGAGCAGAACGCCGCGTCGAAGCCGTGGCGTCTGGTCGACGGCGTCTGGACGCAAGGCGACATCGGGGCCTGA
- a CDS encoding ribose-phosphate diphosphokinase, which translates to MSFLRPDLAGPRAIPFQAPQGDLAILPGSANPLLAQNIANALGVSLTPCRAHVFSEGNVFVRVKENVRGRDVYVIQGCHYPVNDNFMELLFWIDALKRASAQSVTAVIPFFSYAQGDKKDEPRVSIRARVCADAIEVSGADRVLTMDLHSPQIQGFFRVPVDHLYGRTVLCDHFRKLNVPDLVVCSPDVGFAKGAAAYANLLGVPVVIGNKQRTDHSETVQVLEVIGDVKDKNVLLVDDLTITGRSLIEMARVLKLRGARDVYAAVTHGVLSKGAAPRIAESEIKKMFVTDTIESSFDPLPPNLEVVSVAPLFAEAIRSIHDRTSVSMLFPDTKPTTA; encoded by the coding sequence ATGAGTTTTCTGCGGCCCGATCTGGCAGGGCCTCGTGCGATCCCGTTCCAGGCGCCGCAGGGCGACCTGGCGATTCTGCCGGGGTCCGCCAACCCGCTGCTGGCCCAGAATATTGCAAACGCGCTGGGAGTCTCGCTGACGCCCTGCCGGGCGCATGTTTTCAGTGAAGGGAACGTCTTCGTCCGCGTCAAGGAGAACGTGCGCGGGCGCGACGTATATGTGATTCAGGGGTGCCACTACCCCGTCAACGACAACTTCATGGAACTGCTGTTCTGGATCGACGCCCTGAAGCGGGCCAGCGCCCAGAGCGTGACGGCGGTGATCCCCTTCTTCAGCTATGCGCAGGGGGACAAGAAAGACGAACCCCGTGTTTCGATCCGGGCGCGTGTCTGTGCCGACGCCATCGAAGTGTCGGGCGCCGACCGCGTTCTTACGATGGACCTGCACAGTCCGCAGATCCAGGGCTTTTTTCGCGTTCCCGTCGATCATCTTTACGGTCGGACGGTCCTCTGTGACCATTTTCGCAAGTTAAACGTGCCGGATCTGGTCGTCTGCAGTCCCGACGTCGGTTTCGCCAAAGGCGCCGCGGCGTACGCGAACCTGCTGGGCGTACCGGTCGTGATCGGCAACAAGCAGCGCACCGATCATTCCGAGACTGTGCAGGTGCTCGAAGTCATCGGAGACGTCAAAGACAAGAACGTGCTGCTGGTCGACGACCTGACCATCACCGGCCGGTCTCTCATAGAAATGGCCCGCGTCCTCAAACTCCGCGGAGCGCGGGATGTGTATGCCGCGGTGACGCACGGCGTGCTGTCCAAGGGGGCCGCCCCGCGGATCGCAGAGAGCGAGATCAAGAAAATGTTCGTCACGGACACGATCGAATCGTCATTCGATCCGCTGCCGCCGAACCTGGAAGTGGTCTCGGTGGCGCCGCTGTTCGCCGAAGCCATCCGCTCGATCCACGACCGGACGAGCGTCAGCATGCTGTTTCCTGATACGAAACCGACGACGGCGTGA
- the mutS gene encoding DNA mismatch repair protein MutS: protein MDRPVTPMMQRYLEVKAQNPGTLLLFRMGDFYELFYEDAEVAARVLGLTLTSRDKGSPNPVAMAGFPYHALDGYLQKLIRAGHRAAICEQVEDPKQAKGLVKREVTRVVTPGTLTEDSLLDPKVSNYLACVAPGRDECGVAWLELSSGRFFTADVPAGQVADEIARIHPAECVVCEEHRQHPVVQTLRQMSGLLLTERAPWCFSADACRRLLLEQFHTQTLAGFDIEGQTAGITAAGALLEYVRETQKSSLAHIVRLEPYRRGTSLLIDEATRRSLELTRTLRGETRDGSLLAVIDETVTPMGARLLAEWLSNPLTDRQSIERRLAAVQELVDDAIFCRDIREQLKQAYDLQRLTARVATGRASPRDLSFLARTLALLPKLKARLVGRSANLLEMLERRLDLCAELRGEIETALVDEPPLLTTDGGMIREGYHPQLDEWRDLARGGKEWIARYQAQEIQRTGIGNLKVGFNRVFGYYLETTSAQADRVPPEYIRKQTLKNQERFITPELKEYEEKVLRAEGQSIQLEQELFGALRERVGSQAARLRENAEVLAELDVLAGLATLAVSARYCRPEIADEPILEIREGRHPVLDRLKPSGEFVPNDVQLGEPHGRVMIITGPNMAGKSTYIRQAALISILAQIGSFVPAASARVGIADRVFARVGASDELGKGQSTFMVEMTETARILNAATARSVVILDEIGRGTSTYDGISLAWSVTEYLHDVVGSRTMFATHYHELTQLTSSLKEASNWNVAVREHSGEVVFLHKIVPGSADKSYGIHVARLAGVPPVVLERAQVILDRLENDHLDEQGKTKIPPRKTQRKRELQLSLFAEDHPILDELRKMNLEGLSPNEALQELHRLRDKLGAGAPG from the coding sequence ATGGACCGTCCCGTCACGCCGATGATGCAGCGGTATCTGGAAGTCAAAGCCCAGAATCCGGGAACGCTGCTGCTGTTCCGGATGGGCGATTTCTATGAGCTGTTCTACGAGGATGCCGAAGTCGCCGCACGGGTGCTCGGGCTGACGCTGACCAGTCGGGACAAGGGCTCGCCGAATCCGGTCGCAATGGCGGGCTTTCCATATCACGCGCTCGACGGCTATCTGCAGAAGCTGATTCGAGCCGGACACCGGGCGGCGATCTGCGAGCAGGTCGAAGACCCGAAACAGGCGAAAGGGCTCGTCAAACGCGAAGTCACTCGCGTCGTGACTCCCGGCACGCTGACCGAGGACTCGCTGCTCGATCCCAAAGTTTCGAACTACCTGGCGTGCGTCGCCCCGGGACGCGATGAGTGCGGGGTGGCGTGGCTGGAGCTGTCGAGCGGTCGGTTCTTCACGGCGGATGTCCCCGCCGGGCAGGTCGCCGACGAGATCGCCCGCATTCACCCTGCGGAATGCGTTGTCTGCGAAGAACATCGGCAGCACCCCGTCGTGCAGACGCTCAGGCAGATGTCCGGACTGCTGCTGACGGAACGGGCGCCGTGGTGCTTCTCCGCCGATGCCTGCCGCCGATTGCTGCTCGAACAGTTTCATACGCAGACGCTCGCCGGCTTCGACATCGAAGGCCAGACCGCAGGCATCACCGCGGCGGGAGCCCTGCTCGAATATGTCCGCGAGACCCAGAAAAGCAGCCTGGCCCATATCGTACGGCTGGAACCGTATCGCCGGGGAACCAGCCTGCTGATCGACGAAGCCACCCGGCGTTCGCTCGAGCTGACTCGCACGCTGCGCGGCGAAACGCGAGACGGAAGCCTGCTGGCGGTTATTGATGAAACCGTGACCCCGATGGGCGCCCGGCTGCTGGCGGAATGGCTGTCCAATCCATTGACCGATCGGCAATCGATCGAGCGCCGGCTGGCGGCGGTTCAGGAACTGGTCGACGACGCAATTTTTTGCCGCGATATTCGGGAACAGCTCAAGCAGGCGTACGATTTGCAGCGTCTGACCGCGCGGGTGGCGACCGGACGGGCTTCGCCGCGCGATCTGTCGTTTCTGGCTCGGACGCTGGCGTTGCTGCCGAAGCTCAAGGCCCGCCTGGTCGGCCGCTCGGCGAATTTGCTGGAGATGCTCGAACGCCGGCTCGACCTGTGCGCCGAGCTGCGGGGCGAAATCGAAACTGCCCTGGTCGACGAACCGCCGCTGCTGACCACCGACGGCGGCATGATTCGCGAGGGCTACCATCCCCAGCTCGACGAGTGGCGGGATCTGGCGCGGGGCGGCAAGGAATGGATCGCCCGTTATCAGGCTCAGGAGATCCAGCGGACAGGCATCGGCAACCTGAAGGTCGGCTTCAACCGGGTCTTCGGATATTACCTGGAGACGACCTCCGCTCAGGCGGATCGAGTTCCTCCGGAGTACATCCGGAAGCAGACGCTGAAGAACCAGGAACGGTTCATTACCCCCGAGCTGAAAGAGTACGAGGAGAAGGTGCTGCGGGCGGAAGGCCAGTCGATTCAGCTCGAACAAGAGCTGTTCGGGGCGTTGCGGGAGCGAGTTGGTTCCCAGGCCGCTCGGCTGCGCGAAAACGCCGAGGTTCTCGCGGAGCTGGATGTTCTGGCCGGCCTGGCGACGCTCGCCGTGAGCGCCCGCTACTGCCGTCCCGAGATCGCGGATGAACCGATCCTCGAAATCCGCGAAGGTCGGCATCCGGTCCTCGACCGGCTGAAGCCATCGGGCGAATTCGTCCCGAACGACGTGCAGCTCGGCGAACCGCACGGTCGAGTGATGATCATCACCGGGCCGAACATGGCAGGAAAGAGCACCTACATCCGCCAGGCGGCGCTGATCTCGATTCTGGCCCAGATCGGTTCGTTCGTGCCGGCCGCGTCGGCCCGCGTCGGCATTGCGGACCGCGTCTTCGCTCGCGTCGGCGCCAGCGATGAACTGGGCAAGGGGCAGAGTACGTTTATGGTCGAGATGACCGAAACGGCTCGGATTCTGAACGCCGCGACGGCTCGCAGCGTGGTGATCCTGGACGAAATCGGGCGCGGCACGAGCACCTACGACGGAATCTCGCTGGCCTGGTCGGTGACGGAGTATCTGCACGACGTCGTCGGCAGCCGCACGATGTTCGCCACGCACTACCACGAACTGACGCAGCTCACCAGCTCGCTCAAGGAGGCAAGCAACTGGAATGTGGCGGTCCGGGAGCACAGCGGCGAAGTCGTCTTCCTGCACAAGATCGTGCCGGGTTCGGCCGACAAGAGCTACGGGATTCACGTCGCCCGGCTGGCCGGCGTACCTCCTGTCGTGCTGGAACGGGCGCAGGTGATTCTCGACCGGCTGGAGAACGACCACCTGGACGAGCAGGGGAAGACGAAGATTCCCCCCCGCAAGACGCAGCGCAAACGCGAGCTGCAGTTGTCGTTGTTTGCCGAGGATCACCCGATCCTTGATGAGCTGCGGAAGATGAATCTCGAAGGTCTGTCGCCGAACGAAGCGCTCCAGGAACTGCATCGCCTGCGGGACAAGCTGGGCGCCGGAGCGCCCGGCTGA
- a CDS encoding rhomboid family intramembrane serine protease, with translation MASPTARPISARPPPHVRTAVMLIPYNTDAPIYHWPAGTVGLIAANFLSLVAVGTGWWPHPDEYTLWYGGGIHPLQWLTSMFLHAGVFHLVGNMVFLWSFGLVVEGKLGWRRFVPLYLGLGILQSALEQIALLHHTVPEGEFAGSLGASAAIYGLMAVAVVWAPRNDLECLIPAFGLFGAGMIGSFEVPIYVFAGFYIGWDLLMAALDGFVVGTELLHLSGAVLGFLVGTVFVRAGWVECENWDLYSVLTGRHIRLMDEFADHAGDRAPQRRRRKQPPDPEADAKETVDAGPQQKLLAKIRKQLRTRQSFAALQTYERLRQLNESPDLPEDLLLALTDAAWRTSHWRLAVPLMEACIALAPQKSKRIRVLLAEILVQHHERPQHALRILEPLQGQTLPPPLEKSRQAIVARCQRLIDDGIVELQGKAWDSK, from the coding sequence ATGGCATCTCCGACTGCGCGGCCGATCAGCGCCCGGCCGCCGCCGCACGTCCGGACCGCCGTCATGCTGATCCCCTACAACACCGACGCCCCGATCTACCACTGGCCGGCCGGCACGGTCGGGCTGATCGCGGCCAATTTTCTCTCGCTGGTCGCCGTCGGCACTGGCTGGTGGCCGCATCCCGACGAATACACGCTCTGGTACGGGGGGGGAATTCATCCGCTTCAGTGGCTCACGAGCATGTTCCTGCATGCCGGCGTATTCCATCTGGTCGGCAACATGGTGTTCTTGTGGAGTTTCGGCCTGGTCGTCGAAGGCAAACTTGGCTGGCGACGTTTCGTCCCGCTCTACCTCGGCCTCGGTATCCTCCAAAGCGCCCTCGAGCAAATCGCTCTGCTGCATCACACGGTCCCCGAAGGAGAGTTCGCCGGGTCGCTGGGCGCCTCGGCCGCCATCTACGGACTCATGGCCGTCGCCGTCGTCTGGGCGCCCCGCAACGACCTTGAGTGTCTGATTCCCGCGTTCGGCCTGTTTGGCGCCGGCATGATCGGTTCGTTCGAAGTTCCGATCTACGTCTTCGCAGGCTTCTACATCGGCTGGGACCTGCTGATGGCCGCTCTCGACGGCTTCGTGGTCGGGACCGAACTGCTGCATCTCAGTGGTGCGGTCCTCGGATTTCTCGTCGGCACGGTCTTCGTCCGCGCCGGCTGGGTCGAGTGCGAGAACTGGGATCTCTACTCGGTCCTGACCGGCCGGCACATTCGCCTGATGGACGAGTTCGCAGACCATGCCGGGGACAGAGCTCCGCAGCGGCGCAGGCGCAAGCAGCCCCCCGATCCGGAAGCCGATGCCAAAGAGACCGTCGACGCCGGCCCGCAGCAGAAACTGCTGGCGAAGATTCGCAAACAACTTCGGACTCGCCAGTCGTTCGCGGCTCTGCAGACCTACGAACGGCTGCGGCAATTGAACGAATCTCCCGATCTGCCCGAAGACCTTCTGCTCGCCTTGACCGACGCCGCCTGGCGGACTTCGCACTGGCGACTCGCGGTCCCGCTGATGGAAGCCTGCATCGCCCTCGCGCCGCAGAAATCGAAACGGATCCGCGTGCTGCTGGCGGAGATTCTCGTCCAGCACCACGAACGACCGCAACATGCGCTGCGAATCCTCGAACCACTGCAGGGGCAGACTCTCCCGCCGCCGCTGGAAAAATCCCGTCAAGCCATCGTCGCCCGCTGTCAGCGTCTGATCGACGACGGAATCGTCGAACTGCAGGGGAAAGCCTGGGATTCGAAGTAG
- a CDS encoding fused DSP-PTPase phosphatase/NAD kinase-like protein, protein MRWFRREMTGILAALGLVIGGQVFAGAQESPPFLLERMQVEGLENVFRVRPDLYSGGQPTEAGFAELAKLGVKTVISVDGAAPELDLARKYGMRYVHLPIGYDSVPVEQQRKLVKARLTFPGPVYIHCHHGKHRGPAAVISLCRATDPTLTAARAADSLKVMGTAARYAGLYASVAAARPPTDEALRKLSAEFPEKVAVSAMAEQMGAIDGAWDRLKAAAKEGAAQGADRRALLASVVELEELVTEAGRLVEGDAPGLKPAFTTATTQIRRERESLEKPNAAISTEDVNQLAARLEQSCNQCHAVHRDRK, encoded by the coding sequence ATGCGTTGGTTTCGCAGAGAGATGACAGGGATCCTCGCGGCCCTGGGGCTGGTGATCGGTGGGCAGGTTTTCGCTGGAGCGCAAGAATCGCCGCCGTTCCTCCTGGAAAGGATGCAGGTCGAGGGGCTGGAGAATGTTTTTCGAGTCCGCCCGGATCTCTATAGCGGCGGGCAGCCGACCGAAGCGGGGTTTGCCGAACTGGCGAAGCTGGGAGTGAAGACGGTTATCTCGGTCGACGGCGCCGCCCCGGAGCTGGACCTGGCTCGCAAATACGGAATGCGCTACGTCCACCTGCCGATCGGCTATGACAGCGTTCCGGTCGAGCAGCAGCGGAAACTCGTCAAAGCCCGGCTCACGTTTCCTGGACCGGTTTATATCCATTGCCACCACGGCAAGCATCGCGGACCGGCGGCGGTGATATCGCTTTGCCGGGCGACCGATCCGACGTTGACGGCCGCCAGGGCCGCCGATTCACTGAAAGTGATGGGAACCGCGGCCCGTTATGCCGGACTGTACGCATCTGTCGCGGCGGCCAGACCGCCGACCGATGAGGCGCTTCGCAAGCTGTCGGCCGAGTTTCCCGAGAAGGTGGCGGTCTCGGCGATGGCCGAGCAGATGGGCGCCATCGACGGTGCCTGGGACCGTTTGAAAGCCGCCGCAAAGGAGGGAGCTGCGCAGGGAGCCGATCGGCGGGCACTGCTGGCTTCCGTCGTCGAGCTCGAGGAGCTGGTGACGGAGGCTGGTCGGCTGGTCGAAGGTGACGCGCCAGGCTTGAAGCCTGCGTTCACGACGGCGACGACCCAGATCCGCCGGGAACGGGAGAGCCTGGAAAAGCCGAACGCGGCGATCTCCACGGAAGACGTCAATCAACTGGCGGCCCGGCTGGAGCAGAGCTGCAACCAGTGCCACGCGGTTCATCGCGATCGGAAGTGA
- a CDS encoding response regulator transcription factor — protein sequence MSTGSAEKTILIIDDDREIAGTLQSVLQNAGYRVVMASNGVDGQRQIETAKPDLVITDMMMPRMGGFPVLEFLRTLEKPPFVIMITANEGGRHKAYAEMLGVSDYLRKPFPMETLLESVRRILAGEQAPEPKAGPVKRVTRKKST from the coding sequence ATGTCCACCGGATCGGCCGAAAAGACCATTCTGATCATCGACGACGACCGCGAAATCGCCGGGACGCTGCAGAGCGTTCTGCAGAACGCCGGTTATCGCGTCGTCATGGCCAGCAACGGCGTCGATGGCCAGCGACAGATCGAAACGGCAAAGCCGGACTTGGTCATCACCGACATGATGATGCCCCGCATGGGTGGTTTTCCGGTGCTGGAGTTCCTGCGCACACTCGAAAAGCCCCCCTTCGTGATCATGATCACGGCCAATGAAGGAGGTCGGCATAAAGCGTACGCTGAAATGCTGGGCGTTTCCGACTACCTGCGCAAGCCGTTTCCGATGGAAACGCTGCTCGAATCGGTACGCCGAATCCTTGCGGGCGAGCAGGCTCCCGAACCGAAGGCCGGCCCCGTCAAACGAGTCACCCGCAAGAAGAGTACCTGA
- the map gene encoding type I methionyl aminopeptidase, translated as MNALRRKARRRCPLYLTAEEREGLRAASRFNADLMDYLRPFVLPGTTTDQLDKLAYEFTVGHGNRPACLGYKGYPKTICTSVNEVVCHGIPDNTPLREGDIVNVDLTSIVDGWYGDSSETFLVGQVAGEARRLVQVTFDSLYVGIAAAQPFAKLVDVGRAIERFARTHRVEVVQEYQGHGIGREFHQEPGVPHYVPQRGQSQVVLEPGMCFTIEPMLNAGTWRTFVDSRDNWTVRTLDLSLSAQFEHTVLITETGPEILTTTKLGPQPGHTF; from the coding sequence ATGAACGCGCTGCGCCGCAAAGCCCGCCGCCGCTGTCCCCTGTATCTCACTGCGGAAGAACGCGAAGGACTCCGGGCGGCAAGCCGGTTCAATGCCGACCTGATGGACTATCTCCGCCCGTTCGTCCTGCCCGGCACGACGACAGACCAGCTCGACAAGCTGGCCTATGAATTTACCGTCGGACACGGCAATCGCCCGGCCTGCCTAGGGTACAAGGGCTACCCCAAGACGATCTGCACCAGCGTGAACGAGGTCGTCTGCCACGGAATTCCCGACAACACCCCGCTTCGCGAGGGGGACATCGTCAATGTCGACCTGACTTCGATCGTCGACGGCTGGTACGGCGACTCGTCGGAAACCTTTCTGGTGGGCCAGGTCGCCGGCGAGGCCCGCCGGCTGGTGCAGGTGACGTTCGACTCGCTGTACGTCGGCATCGCCGCCGCGCAGCCCTTCGCCAAACTGGTCGACGTCGGTCGGGCGATCGAGCGGTTCGCCCGGACGCATCGCGTCGAGGTCGTGCAGGAGTACCAGGGGCACGGGATCGGCCGCGAGTTTCACCAGGAACCGGGCGTTCCCCACTATGTCCCGCAGCGGGGCCAGTCGCAGGTCGTGCTGGAGCCTGGCATGTGCTTCACGATCGAGCCGATGCTCAACGCGGGTACCTGGCGGACGTTCGTCGACAGCCGGGACAACTGGACGGTTCGGACGCTGGACCTGTCCCTCTCGGCCCAGTTCGAGCACACCGTGCTGATTACGGAAACCGGTCCCGAGATCCTGACGACCACCAAGCTCGGCCCGCAGCCGGGGCACACATTTTAG